AGCAGCTCGCCCAGCGCCTCCTGGTCGCCGCAGACCAGGTCCTCCTTGGTTCCGAAGTAGCGGAAGAGGGAGCGCTGCGAGATCCCCGCCTCCCGCGCGATCTGCGCGATCGTCGTCTGCTCGTAGCCCTGCTCGGCGAACAGGCGTACCGCCGTGTCCAGGATCGCCTGGACGGCGACCTGCCGCGAGCGCTCCCACAAGGTCGTCATGGACGTCAGGATACGCCTCTAGACAGCGACCGCCTACCTGGCATTAACTGCCAGAAAGGCAGCGACTGAAAGAAGGATGACCATGCCGGCCGTCGACTACCACGGACACACCACTCTCATCACCGGGGCCAGCGCGGGCCTCGGCGCCGAGTTCGCCCGCCAGCTCGCCGCCCGCGGCTCCGACCTGGTGCTGGTCGCCCGCCGCAGGGAACGCCTGGAGAAGCTGGCCACCGAGCTGCGCGAACAGCATCGGATCCAGGTGCACGTGGTGGAGATGGACCTGGCCACGGACCACCCCGGGCAGGCGCTGGCCGAGCAGGTGGACCAGCTCGGCCTGCACGTCACAAGCCTGATCAACAACGCCGGGTTCGCCACCTTCGGCCCTTTCCACCAGGCGGACCCGGACCGGCTGCGCCGGGAGATCGCGGTCGACGTGACCGCGGTCGCCGACATCAGCCGTGCCTTCATCGACCAACTGCGTACCGCGGGCCGCGGAGTACTGGTCAACGTGGCGAGCATGGCCGCCTACCAGCCCAACCCGCGCATGGCGCTCTACGGGGCGACCAAGGCGTTCGTCCTCAGCCTCACCGAAGCGCTGTGGGAGGAGTCGCGCGGCACCGGTCTGCGGGTGCTGGCCCTGTCCCCCGGCGCGACCCGGACCGAGTTCTTCGATGTCGTGGGCACCCCACAGGCCGCCGGAGGGACCAGGCTCGCCTCGCCCGTCGACGTCGTCCGCACCGCGCTGGCCGCCCTGGACCGCAGGAACCCGCCACCCAGCGTCATCGCAGGCCGCATGAACCGGGTGATGGCCTTCCTCGCCCGACGCCTGGCCACCCGGCGCCAGGTCATCCGGGCCATCGGCCGGCTCACCGCCGAGGGGGCATGACGACGGGCGGAAAGGCCGTAGTGACTCCCGAACTCATGCCGGCCATCTCCGTTCCTGTGGCGTTCCCGTTCCGACGGCGACACACGCCGGTCGGACGGGTGGACAAGACAGTGACGGCGCTTGCGGACCAAGCGAGCCTGTAAGGTCAGATACGTTCGTCTGTGGCGATCGCTCGTTGGTCAGGCCATGGGGCGGGGTACGTGGAGTCGGATTGTTCCGGACGGGCTGTAGGAGATCGCGAAGCCGCTGATCCCACCGTCGAAGGTGCGACCTCAGGGCGGGGGAACGCGGGACACCCCTGATGAGACGCTTTTCGCGGCCATCATCTACGTCCTGGCCAGCGGGTGCGCCTGGCGTCAACTTCCGCCCTGCTTCGGGGTATCGAAGTCGACCGCCCACCGCCGGCTCCTGATCTGGTCGAGAGCGGGAGTCTGGGGCCGGCTCCACGAAGCCGTGCTGCACCGCCTGGACGACGCCGGGCTCCTGGACGTCTCCCGTGTCGTCCTCGACACCGCCCACTTCAGGGCCAAAAAGGGGGTGAACACACAGGTCCGAGCCCCGTGGACCGGGGCAAGCCGGGTGCCAAGATGCACATCCTGTCGGACGCGAACGGACTGCCCCTTCTCGTCGGCGTCTCGGCCGGCAACACCCACGACAGCGAAGGACTGAAGCCCATGGTCGAGGGTCACCAAACGAGAAACGACCCCCACCGCGGCCGCCACTTCAAGCCCCAGCGCCTGCACGCCGACAAAGCCTACGATCGCGCCTACCTGCGGAAATGGTTACGCGGCAAGCGCATCGGAGCCCGGATCGCACGCAAAGGAATCGATTCCAGCCAACGATTGGGCCGCCGCCGCTGCGTGATCGAACGCACCATGTCGTGGCTGTCCGGCTACCGCCGACTCAGCCCACGCTACGAACGCAATCCCCGCAACTACCTGGCCTTTCTCGGTCTCGCCGCCGCCATCTGCTGCTTCAAACGACTTGTCCGCCTCACCACATAGGACACGGTCTAAGTCGCCGGACAGTCGGGTGCCCATGACGACCGCGCGCAGCACGGCGATGGCCAATGCGCCCTCCAGGACCAGGAGCAGGCTGGCGGCCAGACGGGTCGGCAGCGTGGCGCGCGGCCGCGCCCCGGCCGCCTCCAGGGCGACCAAGACCGCTCTCTGGGCGGCGATGCCGCCCAGGATGCTGCCCACTGCGAGGGCGAGCTGACCGGCTATGGCGGCGCTGACCATGATGCGAAAGATGGTACTGGCCGTCACCGGGACCGACGGCCTGGAGGGCGCCGAGCCGGGCAGGGCGCTGGCGGAGTACGGGCAGAACCTCACCCCGGATCTGCTCGGTGTGGCATCGGGCCTGACGTCCGGGTGGGCTGTGAGCGCGGGCGAGGACATCCGGGCGGCGACCGGTCGCCTCGCCCGCCACGTCCTGCGGGCACTTCTGTCGTTCACCCAAGTCGACGCCCCGGAGGGAGTGCGGGTCGACCCTGCTCGCGCATCTGCGCGCGGATGCCCTCGCCTATTTCTGACCATCCCCGCCAGCCGTGCCCCGGTCTTCGGCCACGACGGGCCCGGAGATGTCCTGCCCGGCAAAGTCACCACAGCCAGGCAGTGGAATTGCGCATCCAGGACAGGACGCGGGCATCGCGGCGTGCCGTCGACCGCGATCCGTCGCTCCGGCGGTCTGCTCCGGCTGGTCCTCGGACGGGGTCTTGCGCGCACTGGCTGAGATCGGCACCGCGCCCCCGTGGGTCACCCACCGCGGGAGGCGGCGGGGTGACGCCGCCGCCCTTTCAGTTGGTGCGGTCGGCGAAGCCCCGGGGCAGGTCCTGGGGGCCCACCGCGACAACGCTCTCGTCGTTCTCGCCGACGTACTCGAACAGGGTGATGCGGGCGAACTCCGGGACGACGTATATCGGGTAGGTGGGGCCGGCGTCCCGGTAGGCGCGCATCTCCTCCAGGTGGTCGTTCTGGTAGAGCACCGTCTTGCCGCCGTCCTGCTCGATCCACTGCGGGAAGAAGATGGTGCCGTGCAGGACTCGTCGGCGGGGCAGCACGTTGACGACGACCGAGGTGCCGGTCGGTTCATTCCAGGACACCTTGTAGACGTCGTCGGCGAGCCGCACCAGGTCGACCTCCTGGTCCTTCACCCAGCGGCCGCCGACCATCCCGGAGTGGATGCGGTAGTCGATGGTCGTGGCGTTCTTGACGTACATCTCGTACTGCCAGCCGTTGGCGTACGTGTAGATGAACCGGTGCCCGACGATACCGGCCAGATCCTGCGGCGGGACGGGGTTCTCGACGGTCGTCGGGGTGTCGTACACGGTGGTCATGGTGGTGCTCCTTGCTGTGCTGTGAGCGGTCACCGACGGCGTGGGGTCCGGCCGGTTCGGTGCGCCCGCTCCACACACCACTGTGCCACAAAATATATTTGTGACAAAACTTTATCTTCGCAGTCCACAATGGTGGCATGCGTAACACAGACAGAGCGGCGGACGAGACGGGCGACCGCGGTGCACCCGGCACGCCCGAGGCGGCGCGCGTCGCGGCCGGACTGGGCGGGCTTCTGGGGCCGCTGCGGCGCGCGGTCCTGCGCGCCACCCGCAACGCCGAGGGATTGCCCGACCTGCCGGAGGCGCAGATCGAATTGCTGCGGGCCCTGTCCTCCTCGCCCGAGGGTCTCAGCCCCGGTACGGCAGCCGCGCGTGTGCGGGTGGCACCGTCCACCGTGAGCAACCTGGTGCGGGCGATGTCCGCGGCCCGGCTGGTGGAACGGGTCCGGCCCGAGCACGACCAACGGACCGTGGTGCTCACCGCGTCACAGGAGGCCCTTCACCTACTGAAGCGCTATGACCGGGCCAGCACTGCGGCGCTCACCCGCGTCGTGGAGGAACTGTCCGACGCCGACCGGGCGGCGCTGCACCAGGCGCTGCCGGCTCTGGACCGGCTGGTCACCGCACTGGAGACCGGCGACGGCACCCGTCCGGACTCGATCAGCCCCTGATCGGAGTACGAACACCCCGTCGAGCGCGACCCTGAACAGGCTCCGAGCTGAACACCCCGGCCGGCCGCGCGCCGGTCTTCGGCCACGACGGACCCGGAGGACATCCGCCCGGCATCGTCACCACAGCCAGGGGCTCGATGCCGCACCCGGGACAGGGCACGGGCATCGCGGCGCTCGGCAGCGCTACCGATCCGGTTCCGCCGGCCCCGGCGGCAAGGCGACACCGTCCAGCGGCCTTCAGCCGCCCCCGCTGCCTGCGCAGCGCTGCCTTCTTCGCCGCCTTCGACTTCGGCTTGCGGGGCCGCTTTTGAACCGGCTGCCACCCCCGAGGATCACCGGCCCCGGGGGCCTGGGGCTTGTCGAGCGCGGCGACGGCTTCAAGCGTCCGACGGGTCTGCTCCACCGTGACGACGCCGGTCCCCTGCTCCGGGACGCGGCCGGCCTTCAGGCCGATACGGGACGGCCGCGGGCGCGGCCTTCGAGGCAGTAGGCACGGCGACGGGATGCGGCCGGGCACGGCAGCCCAGTCGGTCCGCGCTGCGTCGGCGGCGAGGCGGGCCCGCTCGTACGGGCGGGGCGGTCCGGTTGCGGTCAGCGGGCGCAGCACGGCCTGGTCCTCGGTGCGGCGCGGGTAGAGGGCGGGCAGGTCGGCGGTCATCATCCGGCGGCCGGCCGGGTGTAGTCGTCGACGGCCGTCTGCACGATCTGTTCGTCCAGGCCGGGTTGGTGTGGCTGGCCGCGCAGAACGTAGGAGAGGTGGCGGCGGGCGGCGAGCAGGTGGTGGCGTAACGCGCCGCGCATCACGTGGACCACGGCGACGACATCGACGGCGGCCGGCGCGGTGTCGACCACCGGCCGGACACCCGCCCACACGGCCGTGGCCGCCGCCCGCGCACGCTCGGCCAGCCGGTAAACGGTGCCGGCGCCGAACGCCCGGATCGCGGAGTCCCTCCTCTCCCCGGATCACCGTCGAATCCACCGTTATCGCCCGGGAGACCTGGCGGTTCCCGGCTCCGCATTGGCCTTCGCCGACGACAAAAGCGAGGCCCGGCGCTTCGTCCGGGCCCGGCGGTGACACGACCCCCACGGACTGCCCCGCTTCTTCTTCGTCTCCCCCACCGAACCCCGACCCTTCTTC
This is a stretch of genomic DNA from Streptomyces rubradiris. It encodes these proteins:
- a CDS encoding SDR family NAD(P)-dependent oxidoreductase, encoding MPAVDYHGHTTLITGASAGLGAEFARQLAARGSDLVLVARRRERLEKLATELREQHRIQVHVVEMDLATDHPGQALAEQVDQLGLHVTSLINNAGFATFGPFHQADPDRLRREIAVDVTAVADISRAFIDQLRTAGRGVLVNVASMAAYQPNPRMALYGATKAFVLSLTEALWEESRGTGLRVLALSPGATRTEFFDVVGTPQAAGGTRLASPVDVVRTALAALDRRNPPPSVIAGRMNRVMAFLARRLATRRQVIRAIGRLTAEGA
- a CDS encoding IS5 family transposase (programmed frameshift), which produces MAKPLIPPSKVRPQGGGTRDTPDETLFAAIIYVLASGCAWRQLPPCFGVSKSTAHRRLLIWSRAGVWGRLHEAVLHRLDDAGLLDVSRVVLDTAHFRAKKGGEHTGPSPVDRGKPGAKMHILSDANGLPLLVGVSAGNTHDSEGLKPMVEGHQTRNDPHRGRHFKPQRLHADKAYDRAYLRKWLRGKRIGARIARKGIDSSQRLGRRRCVIERTMSWLSGYRRLSPRYERNPRNYLAFLGLAAAICCFKRLVRLTT
- a CDS encoding phenolic acid decarboxylase, with product MTTVYDTPTTVENPVPPQDLAGIVGHRFIYTYANGWQYEMYVKNATTIDYRIHSGMVGGRWVKDQEVDLVRLADDVYKVSWNEPTGTSVVVNVLPRRRVLHGTIFFPQWIEQDGGKTVLYQNDHLEEMRAYRDAGPTYPIYVVPEFARITLFEYVGENDESVVAVGPQDLPRGFADRTN
- a CDS encoding MarR family winged helix-turn-helix transcriptional regulator; amino-acid sequence: MRNTDRAADETGDRGAPGTPEAARVAAGLGGLLGPLRRAVLRATRNAEGLPDLPEAQIELLRALSSSPEGLSPGTAAARVRVAPSTVSNLVRAMSAARLVERVRPEHDQRTVVLTASQEALHLLKRYDRASTAALTRVVEELSDADRAALHQALPALDRLVTALETGDGTRPDSISP